A stretch of DNA from Gemmatimonadota bacterium:
GCTGAATCTTTCCAGCAACGACATCACGGACCTCACACCCCTATCGGATTTGGTCGGTCTGAGGTCGCTGCGTCTTTCAGACAACATCATCACGGACCTTACACCCTTATCGGGTTTGACCCGTCTGGGATCGCTGTCTCTTTTCAGCAACATCATCTCGGATCTTACGCCCCTATCTGGCTTGGCCAACCTGAGAAATCTGTATCTTTCCTTCAACGGTATCTCGGACGTCACGCCCCTATCGGGTTTGACCAGTCTGAAGACACTGCTTCTTTCCAGCAACAGGTTCACGGACCTAACGTCCCTATCGGGTTTGACCAGTCTGAACAGGCTGTATCTTAACGACAACAACATCACGGACGTCACGTCTCTATCGGGTTTGACCAATCTGACAACATTGTCTCTTTCCGTCAATAACATCACGGACGTCACGCCCCTATCGGGTTTGGCCAACCTGATAGATCTGTCTCTTGATCGCAACAGTATCTCGGATCTTACGCCCCTATCGAGATTGACCCGTCTGAATAGGCTGATTCTTTTTATCAACAGTATCTCGGATCTTTCTCCTCTGGTTGCAAACACGGGATTGGGTACTGGAGATTTGGTTGATGTGGAGCGTAATCCGTTAAGTGCCATGTCATACCAAATGCATATCCCGGCCCTGCAGGATAGAGGCGTTATTGTGCTTATTGGCGCGTCGAAGCCCGCAGTGGAGAAGAAGGAATTTTTGGAGATTGAGGGAAGGGAGGTCGGCTATATATCGCAGGTGGATAGAGGAGGGGAAGGACGTGATTAGCTCAAAATGAGAGCTTGTCTTGATGAAGGATTGTTGTAATGGAAAAGAGCGAGTTAAAAAAGGACTCGCTCTTTTTTGTTGATAGATTGACGCGATTACCCGGCTAATGCGTGCTGCTTTCGACGCAAAATATAGGGTAATCCAACTACATATCAAAAAATGGAAAATGGGACAAATTTTACGACTTGATATTCTCTAATTTTGGGCGGTATATTGTTTATAGTAATGTCCATTCTGAGCTATTTTTTTCATTGAGATAGTTTGCCTATGAATAAGGAAAAACCGATGCGTAAACAGATACTGTTTATTCTGTCAACACTCGCGCTTTTGATGTATCCGCTGTTTCTTTTGGCGGATGTAAATAGTGCGGCGAGTGATCAATCCGTTACTCCGGATTTTGATGGCAATGGTATTGTTGATTTTGCTGACTTTTTGGCGTTTGCAGGTCTGTTTGGAGCACGTCAGGGCGATGGGCGTTATGATGCCAGATATGATCTGGATGGCGACGGTGCGATTGGCTTTTCTGATTTTCTGATCTTTAGCGGCAGCTTTGGCAAAGAGGTGTCTTCCCCAAACGTTGACATTCCAGATGCGAACCTGCGTTCGGTCATTGCAGATAGCCTCGGCAAGGCGAGCGGTGCGCCAATCACTCGGGCAGAGATGGCGAGCTTAAATCGCCTCGAAGCGCCGAACAAGAATATTCGCGATCTGACCGGGCTTGAGTTTGCAACTGGTCTGACATTGTTGGATCTGGGTACATTTTATATGAGCGGTGAGGGTTTTATTAACAGCAATGAAATATCCAACCTTGCGCCCCTATCAGGATTGGTCAGTCTGGAAAGGCTGGATCTTGACCGCAACAACATATCGGACGTGTCTGCGCTGTCGGGTTTGACCAGTCTGGAAGTGCTGGATCTTTCCTCTAACAGCATATCAGATGTGTCCGCACTGTCTAACTTGAACAACCTGGAATTGCTGGCTCTTGTCTCCAACGGGATATCGGATGTGACACCTCTATCTAATTTGAACAACCTGAGAGTGCTGGATCTTTCCTTCAACAGCATATCGGATGTGTCCGCACTGTCTAACTTGACCAGTCTGGAAGATCTGTATCTTGACAACAACAGCATATCGGATCTCGCGCCTCTGGTCGCAAATACGGGATTGGGCAGTGGAGATGTGGTTGATGTACGGAATAATCCGTTGAGTGCGACATCAATCAACACACACATTCCAGCCCTTCAGGACAGAGGGGTTGATGTGCGATTTGGCACGTCGAAGCCCTCAGTGATAGATAGATACTAAAAAGAAAAGAGCGAGTCTAAAAAGGCTCGCTCTTTTTTGTTGATAAATCGGCGCGATTACCCGGCTAATGCGCGCATGGTTTCGACGCATCGGGTCAGGGCGGGGACGGGGTTTTCGACGTCGGCTTCGTATTCGATGACGGCCATGCCATCAAAGCCGCTTTTTTCAAGGCCGGCGACAAAGGCCGGGAGGTCGAGCGTGCCTTCGCCGACGACGGTGTCGTGCCACTGGCCGTTGGGGTCAAAGACGAAGTCTTTGTAGTGGATGCCGTAGATTTGTCCGGCGAAGTCTTCTGTCCATTTGACGGGGTTGCCCTGGCGAGGACCGATTTGCAAGGCCCAGGCTGTGTCGATGCACAGGCCAATTTCGGGCGCGCCGAGGCCGATGAGGTGTTTGAGTACGCCGGGTTGTCCGCCAAAGTGATATCCGCCGTGGCAGTGTATGCCCACGCGGATGCCGTATGCCCGACTCCATGCGCGTACCTGTGTGATGGCTTTGGGATAGGATTCGAGCTGAAAGTGGCAGGAGATGTGTTTGGCGCCGGCAATGGCGGCGCATTCAAAGTAGGATTTTTCAGTGGGGTCGCCCGTGAAGGTTTGTACGCCGATGGAGATGACGGATACGCCCGCGTCGTTGTAGGTTTTGACGATGTCTTTCCAGGCGTCGGGGTTTTTGAAGTCGGCGTGGGCCTGGCAGACTTCGATTTTGTCGAGGCCGATGTCTTTTACTTTTTGGGCGACGTCGGCGTTGTCTTTGAAGTAGCGAAAGCAAAAACTTTGGACTCCGTAATCCAGTGCTGCACTCATGTAAAACTCCTTCCAGTGGTTTGGGTTGTCATCGCGGCATGATCCCCGTATAAAAGCACTACGGGGCATGCTTGAGCCGCGATCCAGAAGATTTTAGTTGTCATTGCTCCTTTCCAATTTTTTGAATACGTCGGCAAAGATGGCGTTGCGGTTGAGTTGCGTGGCTACGCGCATGAAATGCCGACTGGGGGCATGGCTCCAGGTTATTTGATCGGTGAGTATGGGGCTGTGTACCAGTTGGGTTGTGACCCAGTTTGGGTTGACGAGATACGCGGTTGCCGAGAGGTCCCAGATTTCTTTTGCCCATGCGTAGTGGTCTTTGTGATAGCCGCGAACGGTTTCGGTGAGGAAGTCGCCTATGGCGCTTTTGTCCGCTACATGGGTTTCGAGTTCGGGCAGGGTGGTGAGGAGATGAGAGGCGACATTGCGGCAGGGGATCTGGACGAGGGGTACGCCGCTGTCAAAGATGATGCGTGCGGCGAGGATGTCTTGTCGCAGGTTAAATTCAAGGGTGTTGGGCCAGTTGTGTTCGTGGCCGCCGAGCCAGACGACGACGATGTGTTTGATGATTTCGGGTTCTATGAGGATGGCGGAGGCTACGTTGGTTATGGCGCCGATGGCGGCGACATAGAGTGGATCATCAGATGCCATGGCTTTGTCGATGAGGTCGCGCACGGCGTCGTTGTCTTGCGGTGTGTCTGGTCCTGTGAGATAGTTTGTGGAGCCGCGAAATACGAGGTTGTTGTCGGGGATATTTAAGCGGTTGAGTAGGCGGAGGATTTCGTCGTAGCTTCGTTCCATGCCGTCGCCGGGTCCATTAGAGCGCTGGTTGTGAAAGGGCGCGGCATAGATGGCTTCGACCGAGATTTTCTCGGGGGATAAGAGCGCGTGTGCTACGGCGAATTGATCATCGACTTCGTTATATGTGTCCGTGTCGAGTACCACGCGCACTTTGCCTGATGGCGGTGCTAATCTGTCAATGCGCTGAGCGTGTGTGAGGGTGGGAAAGTTCATGGATGTATGCTTTTTTATGCGGCTTCTTGTAATTTCGCGATATTTTCAGGTTCATGTCGTTCTTGCCACCTTATATAATCTGCTCCTCCCGCCTCCAGCGCGTCCATATAGTCCTGGTTGATGTTCTTGTCCTGGTCGTTGATAACCGCAAGTCCCGATACCTGTTTGCCTGTCAACGTCTTTCTATATTCTAAAATATCTTTCCACATAAACAGAAAACTGGATAAAGAAGCTCTGTTGATACTGTTGAAGCACTTTAGCACAATTTCCTTTTCCCGGTACGCTACCTGGAAGTCGAAGCTGAATTCAATACCCACAGACCCCCTGGAAATGAATTCAGGTGTATAGACTATCATTTTCTCATCCAGATACCCCCGCACATCATCTTTAAAAATATTGACAACCGTGGGCTTGGCAAGTACGTAGAAGTTGCTGACTTCCAACATCGCTTGAAGCAAATCATGCTTTCTCTGAGGAAAATCGGATTCTCTGTTGGCTTGTGCTACAAGTTCTTTGCTCTTATTGCTTACGCCATAACCGGCCAGGACTCTGTCCAGAAGCTCTCTTCGAGATGACGAGCGGGAGAAAGACACGCCCATTAACTCCAAATCGTGGAGTGTCTTGCCGTCATCGGAGAGCATGATTTTATTTCCCTCCTTCTTGGCGTATATTTCCAGTGTGTCATTGAACAGACCAGTAAAAGGAGTAGAAATAAGACTCCAATCGCTTTCATCTCCCACGGGAATATAAGTTTTCGACCTGAGCCAGGTATAATACTTGTCTTCTTGTTCAGCAAGCCAGTTCATACTAAAAATATCTCGCCTTTCCATTTGTCCAACGCCAGGATATAACGTCAACAGGATTGCCCTTTTCTATAACCTTTTTGGGCAGTCCTATCAAACGTCTGGCCTCTTGGTTGGTCAGCATAAGATACTATTCCTCCATCTCTTCACGGAATATTCGTCAATACGGTGCAGTGCTCGATGGCCAACGCGCACGCACCAGATTTCAGCTTTGGGGTATTGCTTAAGGAGACGCTCTGATGCAGCAAGGGCATTGTCGGCAATGATATAGCTCTCAGTGTCAATGTCAATGGCAACGACTTTCCCATAGTGTGTTGTTTCCACATGGGGACGGATAGCCCGCTCGTATATTTCATCGCCACGCCGTGCTGTTTCCTCGGCTGAATAGCGGGATTGATCAGTAGGCATGGTAGTTCTCCTGAGAAATTTACTGTTTCGGAATAACTGTCCCTACGCAAGCACGGCTACATCCTCAACATATTCTTCGAAGAGCGCGATGTCTTCTCGCATCATGTCGGGATTGTCTTTGAGGAAGAAGCCGACGAGGGCCACGTCGTTTTCGCGCATGGCTTTGCCCATGGTTTCAAAGGCTTCGAGGATGGGTTTGTTGCCACCTGCGAAGACTTTGTAGTGTACAACGGGACAGGGGATGGTGGCGATGACGCCGAGCATTTTGGCGCGGTCTTTTTCTTCCCATTTTTCGCCTTTGTCACTGTGGTGCGCGCTGCGAGAGCGGTCCGTGGGATTGTAATAGCTGCACATCTGGAAATCGGGGTCCATGTTGTCGCGCACCCATTCGTGTGCCGCGGGTTGATGGGCTGCAAATCCAGATGCGACGCCCGCATTGGACATTGTGTCGATTGCTTCGTAAAAATTGTCCCACTGTTCTGTGGCGTACCAGTTATCGACCACGCCGCCGTGGATGTAGGTGCCGCTTGCGCCCAGTTCGATGGATGCGCGGAGCCATTTGCGCCAGGCTTCGGGTTTGCCGCGCTCGATGCATACTTGCGAGAACCACTGGATGCTGCCGCCTTCATTCCAGTATTCTTCGAGGAGTCCCATGATGTGATCGTCGGTGCGCCCAAAGAAGGTGTTGATGCCGAGTTCTTCGGCCTGTCGCCAGGTGTCTTTGATGCGGCTGGGGGTGTAATAATCGGTCATTTCTTTGCTGCGTTCTCTGGTCTGGTGCGAAAATCCGCTGAACGGGTTGCCGCCAATACAGAGGCCCGAGACACTGACGCCGCCTATGTTTGCGTATCGCATGTGTTGCTCCTCTATGGGCGCATGAAGCCCGAGAAAAAGTCGTTGCCTTTGTCGTCAACGACGATGAATGCGGGAAAGTTTTCGACTTCGATGCGCCATATCGCTTCCATGCCGAGTTCGGGATATTCCTGGCACTCGACTTTGCGTATGGCGTCTTTGGCGAGGCGAGCGGCGGGACCGCCGATGGAGCCGAGGTAAAATCCGCCGTGTTTTTTGCACGCTTCTGTTACTTGCCGCGAGCGATTGCCTTTGGCGAGCATGATCATGCTGCCGCCTTCTGATTGGAATGAATCGACGTAGCTGTCCATGCGCCCCGCGGTTGTGGGACCAAATGAGCCGGAGGCGTATCCTTCGGGTGTTTTGGCGGGTCCCGCGTAATAGACGCACAGGTTCTTGAAGTATTGCGGAAGCCCTTCGCCGCTGTCTATGCGCTCCTGGAGTTTGGCGTGGGCAATATCGCGTGCGACGATCATGGGGCCGGAGAGGGATAAGCGCGTGCTGACCGGATATTTGCTGAGGGTTTCGCGCACTTTGTCCATGGGCTGGTTGAGATCGATTTTTGCGACGTCGCCGCTGAGGGCTTCTTCATCGACTTCGGGGAGGTATTTCGCCGGGTCGCTTTCCAGTTCTTCGAGGAAGATGCCTTCGCGCGTTATTTTTCCCAGGATTTGTCGGTCGGCAGAGCAGGATACGGCAATGCCGACGGGGCAGGATGCGCCGTGTCGAGGCAGGCGAATAACGCGCACATCGTGGCAGAAGTATTTGCCGCCAAATTGCGCGCCAATGCCGAGTTCGTGGCTCATTTCCAGGACTTGTTTTTCCATTTCGAGATCGCGGAATGCCTGGCCGTATTCATTGCCCTGTGTGGGCAGGGTGTCGAGATATTTGGCGCTTGCGAGTTTGGCGGTTTTGAGGGTGTATTCTGCGGATGTGCCGCCAATGACGAGGGCGAGGTGATAGGGCGGGCAGGCGGCTGTGCCGAGTTCTCGCAGGCGCTGGTCGATGAAGTCGCGCAGGCGTTCGGGGTTGAGCAGCGCTCGGGTTTCCTGGTAGAGCAGGCTTTTGTTGGCGGATCCGCCTCC
This window harbors:
- a CDS encoding nucleoside hydrolase, which codes for MNFPTLTHAQRIDRLAPPSGKVRVVLDTDTYNEVDDQFAVAHALLSPEKISVEAIYAAPFHNQRSNGPGDGMERSYDEILRLLNRLNIPDNNLVFRGSTNYLTGPDTPQDNDAVRDLIDKAMASDDPLYVAAIGAITNVASAILIEPEIIKHIVVVWLGGHEHNWPNTLEFNLRQDILAARIIFDSGVPLVQIPCRNVASHLLTTLPELETHVADKSAIGDFLTETVRGYHKDHYAWAKEIWDLSATAYLVNPNWVTTQLVHSPILTDQITWSHAPSRHFMRVATQLNRNAIFADVFKKLERSNDN
- a CDS encoding DUF1828 domain-containing protein, whose translation is MNWLAEQEDKYYTWLRSKTYIPVGDESDWSLISTPFTGLFNDTLEIYAKKEGNKIMLSDDGKTLHDLELMGVSFSRSSSRRELLDRVLAGYGVSNKSKELVAQANRESDFPQRKHDLLQAMLEVSNFYVLAKPTVVNIFKDDVRGYLDEKMIVYTPEFISRGSVGIEFSFDFQVAYREKEIVLKCFNSINRASLSSFLFMWKDILEYRKTLTGKQVSGLAVINDQDKNINQDYMDALEAGGADYIRWQERHEPENIAKLQEAA
- a CDS encoding sugar phosphate isomerase/epimerase, with protein sequence MPRSAFIRGSCRDDNPNHWKEFYMSAALDYGVQSFCFRYFKDNADVAQKVKDIGLDKIEVCQAHADFKNPDAWKDIVKTYNDAGVSVISIGVQTFTGDPTEKSYFECAAIAGAKHISCHFQLESYPKAITQVRAWSRAYGIRVGIHCHGGYHFGGQPGVLKHLIGLGAPEIGLCIDTAWALQIGPRQGNPVKWTEDFAGQIYGIHYKDFVFDPNGQWHDTVVGEGTLDLPAFVAGLEKSGFDGMAVIEYEADVENPVPALTRCVETMRALAG
- a CDS encoding fumarate hydratase, which encodes MDTYEHREMIPLGEDETPYQLLTTDYISTGQFEGQEILKVEPEGLTMLADRAIRDSAHLLRPAHLKQLTKILDDPEASDNDRFVAIEMLKNANIAAGGVLPMCQDTGTAIIMGKRGNRVWTDGSDEAALAQGITRAFLETNLRYSQLAPLDMFQEANTKTNLPAQIEIYSEQGDTYKFMFMAKGGGSANKSLLYQETRALLNPERLRDFIDQRLRELGTAACPPYHLALVIGGTSAEYTLKTAKLASAKYLDTLPTQGNEYGQAFRDLEMEKQVLEMSHELGIGAQFGGKYFCHDVRVIRLPRHGASCPVGIAVSCSADRQILGKITREGIFLEELESDPAKYLPEVDEEALSGDVAKIDLNQPMDKVRETLSKYPVSTRLSLSGPMIVARDIAHAKLQERIDSGEGLPQYFKNLCVYYAGPAKTPEGYASGSFGPTTAGRMDSYVDSFQSEGGSMIMLAKGNRSRQVTEACKKHGGFYLGSIGGPAARLAKDAIRKVECQEYPELGMEAIWRIEVENFPAFIVVDDKGNDFFSGFMRP